The genome window TATTATCGACAGACGGGACCACTCCAAGAAAAAGACCTTGACAATCTCTGTCGTAAGTCAAAAATGAGTTATCAACTGGTCAGAGACTGGTTTGCATCTAAAGACAGCATAACACTGGACACAGAGATCACTGTTATTGATTGATTAATATAAGAAATGCTTAAGTCTGTTAATCTGCTGTGAGTCCTGTAATAAGGCAAAACCCCTTTGAAAGCACAgtataaaatcacttaatgcaatGCCCTCtactatgtaaaaaaataaaataaaaaaaacaataataatgtgaagGTTTTTTAACAGCCACTACatcatttgttaatttgttatATGACAGGAAgaattgaaatgtaaaatgtattttgatcttTACCAAATATGAAGTAATATTCCTGTGACACTCTCATCTGTACAATGGTTGTTCCTCCAGTTTGTGTTTTTGGTATTTTTGTTAGTAATCCTTTAGAGCCTTAATTGCTGCTTCTTAGAACTAATATGATACTTAAACCTATTTTTCTAGAAACATTGGCTTGGTTATCTATTAGGTACTGTAGTTTAGTTTTTTGGACCAGTAACTGCAGCAATGCCAGACtatgtttttgtacatttttagttTAACTCATAGAAGATCCATATGGCACTCTATATTGATTCTTTTCAAACAATTaaccttatgtttttttttttttttttattcagtttacatatatatatattttcccccaattatgtttctttctttaacaTTCCGCACTTAGAAGTTTATGGATCCATCTCTCTACTCTCTACTCCAATCTCACTTCTTTGTGAATATGCATTTCATTTGAATACATCCCTACTCCACTGCAGTGAAAAGGCAACAAAAGCCATAGTTTTTGTAAAATCATGTGCCTTATTGTCTGTAAATTTGTGTTTCAGGAAGCGAAACTGTTGCATTGAAATAAAACCTGACCGATTAATTTCAACTCAATGATGCATTCTGTTCAGTTTACCCCTTGacattaaatgtgttaaaaatgttgcCTGAAAGAGATGTTTTTAGGTGTATTTACCAAAAATGGTAAATGTACCATATTGACAATAGTATGCTAATTTATAAATTACATCGTTTTGTGATCAAATTTCACCTATAAAAAAGGACCACAATACAGCTgttagttatattaattatacaATAAACGATGCTGAAGAGTTCAAGACTCTCTTCTTTCTCATTCTTTGCGTAATGTGGATTTAATGTTTAGCTTTTTTTGATTTTATAAACTGGGGGGGAATGCAATTTGTTAGACTGATTTATTTCTGACATCCTTTTTTGTTGTAAATGAGCCAGACTAACAAAAGTTTTGATATGGTAAAATATTTTGGATTAACgcctttaatggttttctatttttgtaataatttgcaCAGGTGTAAAGAGTACCTGAAAACCACGCTTGAATAAAATGACAAGTACCTTACAGTTAAATTACCTCACTACAAGTTACAAAGTCACCAATTACAAaacaacttgagtaaaagtcttaaagtatctGAAGTGAATAGAACTTGAGTGTATTACTTATACTGAATATAGGTTCAAAGATACTCTAGTCAAAGAGACGTGCAAGTGAAAAACTGGTTGATTTGATTTGCGAGAAGAGCAAATGcgtttattttataaaaccaaaataaaattgaacacctcaaaaattttagcaaaaaaaaaaaatcataaaaattaaataataaatacaataaaataatgctacctttttttggggggggggggcttatatagcatttatttactcaaaatcttaaaaactgtatttttcaaataaattaatgtcaATACAATTAGATCTACTGATATGAAGGATGGATGAAGTAGATCACTCATCTTTTGAAATATTGGTGCGATATTGATGAAGTGGCTTTCTAATGACCCAAATTAGCTACAACTGATTATTGGTTATTGCCTCGGGGACTGGATTGTAGGCCTAGCCAGAAGCTGGAACTGAAAGTTGTTTGGGGTTGTATGTTGGGACCTATAAATCATGAGAAGATGGACAGTGCAATTGCTTAGTATAAAACTTTAAATTTGGGGCATTAACAAATGTTTAGTCTTTGTAAATGCATCGAACGTTACCTTGTCGGAGTGTTAACTGAGCTGGGTGTCCCTTTAAGATATAAAGAGAACATAAGCATACTATGAATCTGAACAGTAGATTGTCCACCTTGAAACAATCATTACTTTATGCACCCAAATAATGATATCTGAGAGATATGATTAACAATGTCAGTATTACATCACTTACTGAAACTTTGTTCGTGTACTGAACTCATGCTAGACATAGAGATGGATGACCCTGGGGGTGTCTAGAACAGATTAGAAGTAAAACACAGTCACATGAGGATTGCTTATTTCCATAGGACTTGAAAACTGGCtatattaaactaaaactatataCTAGAATGTAACCGAGAAGCTAACTCACTGTCATGCCGAGTCTGGAATGTCTAAACCTCTCCAAAGTGTCACCCGAACTTGCACAACATCAAGAATTGAATTGTATTATTTGGAGGAAAGTAAATCTACTATAAAAAAATCAATGACATGATAAAATGCAAGCTACCTGACAGCTCTTGAGCGAGGTGTGACTGTGGAAATTGGAAATGAAATGCCAATATATTTAAAGCTTTACAGCGTTTCAATCTAGGAGATGAAGGTTCTGTCATAAGCTATAAAACTTGCTACCTGGGGATGTGACAGCCACAGGAAGAATCATCCTTGGAGTTCCTCTATGTATGGAcagaatatattttaagtgtatatTATGTTATGACATATTTATGCACATAAAGACGATTCTGTATTTACCCATTAATTGGGAACCTCCCAGGAGATGTCTTTGTGGAGGGAAGAAAGACTATAGCATTTAAAGAGAACGGAAGTTATCAGGGAAGCATGAGACACATAATAAGAAACTCTCACCCTCCTCTGAGAAAGCGGTTTCTTTAGTTCTTCGTTCTCTTGTTTCAGCTCAGACACTTGCCTTAAATAAACCACAAGTAACTAAACAGTCAAGTGCCACTAAATCTATATTTTAGATCTAAGCCACAAATGACCACCTGTAGCACTGATCACGGACTTCTTTCACTTTTCGTTCTAGTTCCACAGACCTGCTCCTTAGGAATGCAATGACTCGCTCCTTCTGCCTTTTCTGAAAAATAGCAATCTGAAACAAATGGTTCTTAAGTTATAAATGGCAGAATTGTGTTTGCTTAGGGCAGGGCCCCCCTTGCCTATTTAGATGCAGTTAATTATAAATTAACTGggacaaataaaatttatttgctAAGCAGAAAATTACCTGTGCAATATGTTCCAGTCGAGACTGAACGAGTTTCACTGGATCTTTGAAAAACATCTTTTCCTGTggcttcatctttaaaaaaaaagaaaaaaaggaatggaacATGTAAGGAAATATATGGTTGTTTAAATGTTGGTTTAGGCATAGGTGAGGTTTGTTAAAGGTAACCAAagttaatcctttttttttctaatcaataataatacatgtaaccatagtgaatataaatgttaaataaatacatattagtaTTGAACTTAGGATTTTAACAACTCAGTCTGCTTTTATCacctttttagttttagtcttttaaacaattatattatctgctattttctgcaattttttcattacagatttgttttgtttttttgatcatACGTAACACATCAACTGAATTTGTTCTCAATCTGACCTTAATCTCTCATACATAAACAGTGTATGAACAGAATCATATTTTGCACTCCAAAGAAGCCCACCTCCAGTGTgctttttcctgtttaacactgtaaagctactttgacacaatctgtattttaTAAAGCACTAAAGACGACTTGATTTGACTTGTGTAACAGGACCCTCAGGGTAAGGCTGGAAAGTTGGAGGGTGGGTAGGAGCATAGTTTAAGGTGGGCCAGACTCCCCTGTGGAGCAAatcctttctaaaaaaaaaaacaatattccgTGTGAATGTTGCCGAGATCATCTGGTTTTGACTTAACGTACCTGATCAGATATATGGAGGTAGTTGCAGTTGCCATGACAAATTCCGCACTGACCTTTAGGAGGAGATTACACTTACTTAATGATTGACACTACTctcgaaaataaaaataaaatgcaataaaaaaacactcaaattaGCAAAATCTCAAAAAGAGCGTGTTGCGTACTGACTTGTATTTACGCAGTTCTCACAAAATATATGGCCACAACTGGACACTACgaattttttcccctctctcacATAACAGTTATTACAGTGAAACCAATTCATTTCAATTCTGTAAAGAGGccacctagaaaaaaaaaaagaattaacatAATAGATGTAATGTAACATGTTATGCTCCAATAACATGCTTCTTGCTAATCTTGCAATGCTAGCTAATTGAGgactacatttaaatatttatttgtcatagtAAAAACAATTTACTTTTACGAATGGTAtgcttatttgaataatttacctGTAACTGTTAAGAGTAACGTAGAAAAGATCTCAACTTAGCCTCGAGTGAGCGCTAGCGTTCCTGAACTAATTTACCAGTCGATGTCGCCATAAACCGTTGGAGAATTCCTGAAGAGAACGGTTT of Carassius gibelio isolate Cgi1373 ecotype wild population from Czech Republic chromosome A2, carGib1.2-hapl.c, whole genome shotgun sequence contains these proteins:
- the LOC127933368 gene encoding RING finger protein 212B; the protein is MNWFHCNNCYVREGKKFVVSSCGHIFCENCVNTSQCGICHGNCNYLHISDQMKPQEKMFFKDPVKLVQSRLEHIAQIAIFQKRQKERVIAFLRSRSVELERKVKEVRDQCYRQVSELKQENEELKKPLSQRRTSPGRFPINGGTPRMILPVAVTSPVTPRSRAVSSGDTLERFRHSRLGMTTPPGSSISMSSMSSVHEQSFRTPSSVNTPTRSQHTTPNNFQFQLLARPTIQSPRQ